The following coding sequences are from one Granulicella arctica window:
- a CDS encoding glycoside hydrolase family 30 beta sandwich domain-containing protein, with the protein MAVLLSSAMTCSYASAQAVQVLETTADGKQLLAHSETGFSRSPGAAKVHIEVDADTQFQQMDGFGASLTDSSASLLARLPAEQRKQVMQELFAPEGPLGLTLLRQPIGASDFSAHGDYSYDDVPGGRPDTTLAAFSAAPDRSYLFPLLREAEHLNPQLRVIALPWSAPAWMKSNHSMRAGSLEDQYLETYARYLARSVETFSSEGVPIFALSLQNEPLNENASYPTQLMPPAQEAKLAAALRLLLVAHGRSPLLFGYEHNWDHPDYPAQLLKTADELTPAGSAPLFAGISWHCYGGDESAQMTFLKDHPRSGIWFTECSGTYRDTFADSFLWQAKHLLLGAPLNEARSVMLWNLVLDPHGDPHNGGCGDCRALLTLEQHPGKPATLGRNVEYYILAHAAPFVHPGAVRVAGTVRGSRDLETTAYRNLDGTFVVLVLNASPEAEDINVDTSGVSVFHRLPGRSLTTFTWGTATPTVLDGVYRFTLERKEGGGEEQFLEAAKQESLPGWRPVTTMANQLWSVRRLATGRYEIRNVATAQSLAIAQNGLLATVALDGSHIAPLALKIDGNGICIVSPSASPCHIPAAAEPLKQGLYMRWLAPSLPPPL; encoded by the coding sequence ATGGCAGTCCTTCTCTCCAGTGCGATGACGTGCTCCTACGCGAGTGCGCAAGCGGTACAGGTACTCGAGACCACGGCGGATGGCAAACAACTGCTTGCGCACAGCGAGACAGGCTTTTCGCGAAGCCCTGGCGCAGCCAAGGTACACATCGAGGTCGACGCGGATACCCAGTTCCAACAGATGGACGGCTTCGGCGCTTCGCTCACCGATAGCTCTGCCTCGCTGCTCGCAAGACTTCCTGCCGAGCAGCGTAAGCAGGTGATGCAGGAGCTCTTTGCACCGGAAGGTCCACTCGGCCTTACTCTTCTTCGGCAGCCGATTGGCGCAAGCGACTTCTCGGCGCACGGTGACTACAGCTATGACGACGTTCCGGGCGGCAGGCCGGACACTACGCTCGCAGCATTTTCAGCAGCGCCGGATAGGTCTTACTTGTTTCCCTTGCTCAGGGAGGCGGAACACCTGAACCCCCAGCTTCGCGTGATCGCGTTGCCGTGGAGCGCGCCGGCGTGGATGAAATCCAATCACAGTATGAGAGCCGGTTCGCTCGAGGATCAATACCTGGAAACCTATGCTCGCTACCTTGCACGATCCGTCGAAACCTTCAGCTCGGAAGGGGTGCCGATCTTTGCGCTGTCGCTGCAAAACGAACCACTCAACGAAAACGCGAGCTACCCCACTCAGCTCATGCCACCAGCGCAAGAGGCGAAGCTTGCTGCAGCATTACGACTACTGCTGGTGGCTCACGGCCGCTCACCGCTGTTATTCGGCTATGAGCATAACTGGGACCATCCAGATTACCCGGCACAGTTGTTGAAGACGGCGGATGAACTCACTCCGGCGGGCTCAGCACCACTGTTCGCCGGGATCAGTTGGCATTGCTATGGGGGCGATGAGTCTGCACAGATGACGTTCCTGAAGGATCACCCAAGAAGTGGCATCTGGTTCACGGAGTGCTCCGGGACCTATCGTGACACCTTTGCCGACTCCTTTCTCTGGCAGGCGAAACACTTGCTTCTGGGGGCGCCGCTCAACGAGGCCCGCAGCGTCATGCTATGGAACCTCGTGCTCGATCCGCACGGTGATCCGCACAATGGTGGGTGCGGCGATTGCCGCGCATTGCTCACCCTGGAGCAACACCCGGGTAAGCCAGCTACGCTCGGTCGCAACGTGGAGTATTACATACTGGCCCATGCGGCACCGTTCGTTCATCCCGGGGCGGTACGCGTTGCCGGCACGGTCCGAGGTTCGCGTGATCTCGAGACAACGGCCTATCGCAACCTCGATGGCACCTTTGTGGTGTTGGTGTTAAATGCATCTCCTGAAGCCGAGGACATCAATGTCGACACCTCTGGCGTCTCCGTATTCCACCGTCTCCCAGGACGCTCGCTCACTACGTTCACCTGGGGAACAGCGACTCCTACCGTGCTAGACGGCGTTTATCGCTTCACGCTGGAAAGGAAGGAAGGAGGCGGAGAAGAACAGTTTCTTGAAGCCGCGAAACAAGAATCCCTTCCAGGTTGGCGGCCTGTGACGACCATGGCGAATCAACTCTGGTCGGTACGACGGTTGGCCACAGGGCGATATGAGATTCGCAACGTCGCCACTGCGCAGTCGCTCGCGATCGCTCAAAATGGGCTTCTGGCAACTGTGGCGCTCGATGGTTCGCATATAGCTCCGCTGGCTCTCAAGATCGACGGAAATGGAATCTGCATCGTCTCTCCATCGGCGTCCCCATGCCATATTCCTGCCGCCGCAGAACCTCTTAAACAGGGTTTGTATATGCGTTGGTTGGCACCTTCTCTACCCCCGCCCCTGTGA
- a CDS encoding TonB-dependent receptor produces the protein MFFQKHAATRTPTSVRSLGVLALRRSTFLLAMSIWLALGAGSAWAQVETADILGKISDSTGAIIPGASVKVTNLDTDIARTQKSNGVGEFVFSALPIGRYTVVIVSPGFETYSVPQISLSQGDRARVDAKLVVGNVQNVVEVSAVPPDLQTDSSVLGTVVTDRQVEDLPLNGRNFMQLAQILAGANEGPPNALSSGNRPDDRRMTSSVSVNGQDENVNNQLIDGLDNNERIIGTIGVRPSVDAIAEFRIQTNLYTAEVGRSAGAIINIITKGGTNKFHGSLYEFFRNDIFDATNYFALTHTELRQNQYGASFGGPIAKNKLFFFADYEGFRQVAGRTNTSTVPTLFEEQNPGNFSDIGHTSVPASAISPIGLEFFKLYPTPNLTGTANNFVYSPNVTQNSQTGDARVDYAFPRGDHIFVRFSLNQVDSVSPGTLPVVNGVAPGGNPFAYAGTSNQFAQNTQVNFVHLFSQNLLGEFKAGYTRINNASFPLNYGENLAGKFGLTGVNVGGLRTSALTTLSPAGYASVGDGIFLPLNNLDNTFQETGQLTWNRGLQSIKIGAGLVRRQATSAQSSYPTGYLQFNTYTGGGAFGNVSCAPLGCLLRGLVYLSQRVNQLDAPGFRVWEPSVYVQDDWRVVPRLTLNLGLRYDVFTPFTESHDRLSNFNPYTAQIMVAGVNGVSSTAGVATDYSNVAPRIGFAFAANPKTVLRGGYGMTYIPVSSGAKTSLGNAPYVYNYRSQYNTTRLSQGLPVPVAQNPDTLNTDLVPFTLAGIDPHYRSSYIEQFNLTLQQEIGGSTVSISYVGELGKHLRLNNNLNLAPPGYNSCPTTTTSPSANCYLSSLPFAKLYPNLTTADEMTSTGFSNYNALQVVYSHRFTNSLGLNANYTWAHGLNDVANYALGTASNGVIPSETNTVDYGDSDLNIRNRFAMLLNYSLPFGESARGIKGGLIKGWQTNAILLLSGGLPFSVTDDTAYSNTGVSGGGERALQIGNPNDLPSKSIKGWFDTTAFTHQVFATYMPMRRNSLHGPDYRVFDLSGFKTFALSERFNLQFRTEVFNVTNTPNFAQPDSGVGDGGIGTISATRLGSTPRQIQFALKLLF, from the coding sequence ATGTTCTTCCAAAAGCACGCCGCCACCAGAACTCCAACCTCCGTCAGATCTCTTGGAGTACTCGCACTCCGCAGGTCAACCTTTCTTCTTGCCATGAGTATTTGGCTCGCGCTGGGCGCTGGCAGTGCTTGGGCACAAGTGGAGACAGCAGATATCCTCGGGAAGATCTCTGACAGCACTGGCGCGATCATTCCTGGAGCATCGGTGAAGGTGACCAACCTCGACACCGATATCGCGCGCACCCAGAAGAGCAATGGAGTGGGTGAGTTCGTCTTCAGTGCGTTGCCGATCGGTCGATATACCGTGGTGATTGTGAGTCCTGGGTTTGAAACGTATTCGGTTCCCCAGATAAGCCTGTCCCAAGGCGATCGCGCTCGCGTGGATGCGAAGTTGGTTGTCGGTAACGTGCAGAATGTCGTCGAGGTTTCTGCTGTACCGCCTGATCTGCAGACGGATAGTTCCGTACTAGGTACGGTGGTGACGGATCGTCAGGTTGAGGATCTTCCCCTCAATGGGCGCAATTTCATGCAACTCGCGCAGATTCTCGCTGGCGCAAACGAGGGCCCTCCGAACGCGCTCTCGAGCGGCAACCGTCCCGACGATCGGCGTATGACCTCGTCGGTCTCGGTGAATGGGCAGGACGAGAACGTCAACAATCAGCTGATCGACGGGCTGGATAACAACGAGCGCATCATCGGCACGATTGGTGTACGGCCATCCGTGGATGCGATCGCCGAATTCCGCATTCAAACGAACCTGTACACCGCGGAGGTAGGCCGCTCTGCCGGAGCCATCATCAACATCATCACGAAGGGGGGCACGAACAAGTTTCACGGCTCCCTCTATGAGTTCTTCCGCAACGACATCTTCGATGCGACAAACTATTTTGCTCTTACGCACACGGAACTGCGTCAAAACCAATACGGCGCCTCATTCGGCGGGCCTATCGCCAAAAATAAGCTGTTCTTCTTTGCGGATTACGAAGGTTTTCGGCAGGTCGCAGGCCGCACCAATACTTCGACCGTGCCAACGTTGTTCGAGGAGCAGAATCCCGGCAACTTCTCCGATATCGGTCACACGAGTGTCCCTGCGAGCGCAATTTCCCCGATTGGCCTTGAGTTCTTCAAGCTGTACCCAACTCCAAACCTGACCGGCACCGCCAACAACTTCGTCTACAGTCCCAATGTGACGCAGAATTCTCAGACAGGGGATGCGCGGGTTGACTATGCGTTTCCGCGCGGCGACCACATCTTTGTACGCTTTAGCCTCAACCAGGTTGACTCGGTATCTCCTGGGACACTGCCGGTGGTCAACGGAGTCGCTCCAGGTGGTAACCCGTTTGCTTATGCCGGCACCTCCAATCAGTTTGCTCAGAACACGCAGGTGAACTTCGTTCATTTGTTCTCGCAGAACCTGCTGGGTGAGTTCAAGGCCGGCTATACGCGAATCAATAACGCTTCTTTCCCACTAAATTATGGGGAGAACCTTGCAGGGAAGTTTGGCCTGACGGGAGTCAATGTCGGCGGTCTTCGTACGTCAGCTCTCACGACCCTATCGCCAGCTGGCTATGCCTCAGTAGGCGATGGCATCTTTCTCCCACTGAACAATCTGGATAATACCTTTCAGGAGACCGGTCAGCTCACCTGGAACCGCGGTCTGCAAAGCATCAAGATCGGTGCGGGACTTGTTCGTCGCCAGGCAACGAGCGCGCAGAGTTCCTACCCGACAGGATATCTGCAATTCAATACCTATACGGGAGGGGGTGCTTTCGGCAACGTGAGCTGCGCACCCCTCGGGTGCCTGCTACGCGGGTTGGTCTATCTGTCTCAACGCGTCAATCAGCTAGACGCACCCGGGTTTCGAGTCTGGGAGCCGAGCGTCTATGTCCAGGATGATTGGCGTGTCGTGCCGAGACTTACATTGAACCTCGGTCTGCGGTACGACGTCTTTACGCCGTTCACTGAGTCGCACGATCGGTTGTCGAATTTCAATCCTTACACGGCGCAGATCATGGTGGCGGGAGTCAATGGCGTATCCAGCACCGCCGGGGTAGCGACCGACTACAGCAACGTCGCGCCGCGCATCGGCTTCGCCTTTGCAGCCAATCCGAAAACCGTGCTTCGCGGTGGCTATGGGATGACTTATATCCCGGTTTCTTCCGGCGCCAAGACCTCGCTCGGGAACGCTCCTTATGTGTACAACTACCGTTCCCAGTACAACACGACCAGGCTCTCGCAGGGGCTTCCGGTGCCGGTAGCCCAGAATCCGGATACCCTCAATACAGACCTCGTTCCCTTCACGCTGGCAGGCATCGATCCGCATTACCGTTCCTCCTACATCGAGCAGTTCAACCTGACGCTCCAGCAGGAGATCGGGGGAAGCACGGTTTCGATCTCCTACGTTGGGGAACTTGGCAAGCACCTTCGCTTGAACAACAACCTGAATCTGGCACCGCCGGGGTACAACTCGTGCCCGACCACCACGACGTCGCCATCAGCGAACTGCTATCTCTCTTCTCTTCCATTCGCCAAACTTTATCCAAACCTGACGACTGCGGACGAGATGACCAGCACGGGGTTCTCAAACTATAACGCGCTTCAGGTCGTCTATTCCCATCGCTTTACCAATAGCCTCGGCCTGAATGCGAACTATACCTGGGCACACGGCCTCAATGATGTTGCAAACTACGCCCTAGGTACCGCTTCAAACGGCGTGATACCAAGCGAGACGAATACGGTCGACTACGGAGACTCCGATCTCAATATCCGCAATCGCTTCGCAATGCTTCTAAACTACTCGCTCCCATTTGGCGAAAGTGCTCGGGGAATCAAGGGCGGCCTGATCAAGGGCTGGCAAACGAACGCAATTCTGCTTCTTTCCGGCGGTCTACCATTCAGTGTCACCGACGACACGGCCTATTCCAACACCGGCGTTTCCGGCGGCGGCGAGCGTGCGCTACAGATCGGCAATCCGAACGACCTACCGTCCAAAAGCATCAAGGGTTGGTTTGACACGACAGCCTTCACCCATCAGGTCTTCGCGACGTACATGCCTATGCGGCGCAACTCGCTTCATGGCCCTGACTATCGTGTGTTCGACCTGTCTGGATTCAAGACCTTCGCTCTGTCCGAACGCTTCAATTTGCAGTTTCGCACCGAGGTATTCAACGTGACCAACACCCCCAACTTTGCGCAGCCAGACTCCGGGGTCGGCGATGGTGGGATCGGTACGATCTCCGCCACTCGGCTCGGATCAACTCCGCGCCAGATTCAATTCGCTTTGAAGTTGCTGTTCTAA
- a CDS encoding glycoside hydrolase family 30 protein: MKPHKRFRPSVKSSAIIGAICFSVFPLQHSLCFAQTVQVYETTANGSNLLAQQNSVTFSSGGGTGSYTITVSPSQLLQSWDGVGAALTDSASTVIAAVPASQQTTVLQQLFSPSIGIGLNIVRLPMGASDMSASGNYSYDDVPAGETDPNLTSFSIAHDLTNTIPLLQSIASINSNLKVIAVPWSPPAWMKTNGSMDGVSGASTATSQIIISDFPVLASYFVKFAQAYAAQNVPIYALSAQNEPLNTQSGYPSAILTASDEATFIANDLGPSLSTAGLSSIKIFGLEDNWSDTSYAQTLLQSSAASYLAGTSFHWYNGSPSAMSTVQALNTTLGTWLTETTGTVSCPNGAGTCPVLSASTFSASGFKTQMQQIIMGSIQNSGRGALGWNLALNQNEGPQNGGCYNCVGLVTINNSVSPAAIYYNTTYYVLGHVGKFVTPGASVIGTTTQGSTGIQDVGFLNPDGSVVVVVFNAASSTQTFNIAEGSESFTYTLPSGAAASFKWSPN, encoded by the coding sequence ATGAAGCCACACAAACGATTCCGCCCGTCGGTCAAAAGCTCGGCAATCATTGGCGCTATATGTTTCAGTGTCTTTCCGCTACAGCACTCGCTGTGCTTCGCACAGACCGTTCAGGTCTATGAAACCACGGCCAACGGATCGAATCTATTGGCCCAACAGAACTCCGTCACCTTTAGCAGTGGGGGCGGCACTGGCAGCTATACCATCACTGTCAGTCCCTCGCAATTGCTGCAGTCCTGGGACGGTGTCGGCGCTGCTCTTACGGACTCCGCCTCTACAGTGATCGCGGCAGTTCCTGCAAGCCAGCAGACCACTGTACTCCAACAGCTGTTCAGCCCAAGCATTGGAATAGGCTTGAACATCGTTCGCCTCCCGATGGGGGCGAGCGACATGAGTGCCAGCGGTAACTACAGTTACGACGATGTGCCCGCGGGAGAGACAGATCCGAACCTCACCAGTTTTTCCATCGCTCACGATCTAACCAACACGATTCCGCTCCTGCAGTCTATTGCTTCCATCAATTCGAACCTCAAGGTAATCGCCGTGCCGTGGAGTCCGCCCGCGTGGATGAAGACAAATGGCTCCATGGATGGGGTTTCAGGTGCGTCAACCGCTACCAGTCAGATCATCATCAGCGACTTCCCGGTGCTGGCTAGCTATTTTGTGAAGTTTGCTCAGGCCTATGCCGCGCAAAACGTGCCAATTTACGCGCTCTCAGCCCAAAACGAACCTTTGAACACCCAGAGTGGCTACCCTTCCGCGATTCTCACCGCCAGCGACGAGGCGACGTTTATCGCGAACGATCTCGGTCCATCGCTATCGACAGCTGGGCTAAGCAGTATCAAGATCTTCGGTCTTGAAGACAACTGGTCGGATACCTCGTATGCTCAGACGCTGCTCCAGTCGAGCGCAGCCAGTTACCTCGCAGGGACGAGCTTTCATTGGTATAACGGTTCACCCTCGGCGATGTCCACTGTACAGGCTCTGAATACAACCTTAGGAACTTGGCTGACCGAAACGACCGGCACGGTCAGTTGTCCGAATGGGGCGGGCACTTGTCCGGTTCTTTCTGCTTCGACCTTCTCGGCGAGCGGATTCAAGACCCAGATGCAGCAGATCATTATGGGTTCCATTCAGAACTCCGGACGTGGAGCGCTTGGATGGAATCTCGCACTGAACCAAAATGAAGGCCCTCAGAATGGCGGATGCTACAACTGTGTGGGCCTCGTAACGATCAACAACAGCGTTTCACCGGCAGCTATCTATTACAACACTACGTATTATGTTCTCGGCCACGTCGGTAAGTTCGTCACCCCGGGTGCGAGCGTGATCGGGACAACGACACAAGGGTCGACCGGTATTCAGGACGTCGGATTTCTCAACCCGGATGGCAGTGTCGTCGTGGTTGTCTTCAACGCTGCATCTTCAACCCAAACGTTCAATATAGCGGAAGGCTCAGAAAGCTTTACTTACACCCTGCCGTCGGGGGCCGCTGCAAGTTTCAAATGGTCGCCGAATTAA